The following coding sequences lie in one Seriola aureovittata isolate HTS-2021-v1 ecotype China chromosome 5, ASM2101889v1, whole genome shotgun sequence genomic window:
- the ufd1l gene encoding ubiquitin recognition factor in ER-associated degradation protein 1 has product MFSFQVFDHPMSRGFQNRFSTQYRCYSVSMLAGPNDRSDVEKGGKIIMPPSALDQLSRLNITYPMLFKLTNKNSDRMTHCGVLEFVADEGICYLPHWMMQNLLLEEGGLVQVESVNLMVATYSKFQPQSPDFLDITNPKAVLENALRNFACLTTGDVIAINYNEKIYELRVMETKPDKAVSIIECDMNVDFDAPLGYKEPERRPHHQEEPTEEEGDPSSYADMDTGFRAFTGSGNRLDGKTKGIEPSPAPLGPSDIKRGIPNYEFKVGRITFIRNSKPLPRRIIDDDDAMNRFIAFSGQGQSLRKKGRKP; this is encoded by the exons ATG ttTTCATTCCAGGTGTTCGACCACCCGATGTCCCGGGGGTTTCAGAACCGCTTCTCCACTCAGTACCGCTGCTATTCGGTGTCCATGCTGGCAGGACCAAACGACCGCTCCGACGTTGAGAAAGGAGGCAAAA TTATAATGCCACCTTCAGCTCTCGACCAGCTCA GCAGACTTAACATCACCTATCCAATGTTGTTCAAGCTGACCAACAAGAACTCCGACAGAATGACACACTGTGGTGTTCTGGAGTTTGTGGCAGACGAGGGAATCTGTTATCTGCCACACTGG ATGATGCAGAATCTCCTGCTGGAGGAAGGCGGTCTGGTCCAAGTGGAAAGCGTTAACCTCATGGTGGCCACTTACTCAAAGTTCCAGCCACAGAGTCCCGACTTCCTTGACATCACAAACCCAAAGGCAGT ACTTGAGAATGCATTGAGAAACTTTGCCTGCTTGACGACTGGTGACGTCATAGCTATCAACTACAATGAAAAG ataTATGAGCTGCGAGTCATGGAGACCAAGCCAGATAAAGCAGTATCCATCATCGAGTGCGACATGAAC GTGGATTTTGATGCACCTTTGGGTTACAAAGAGCCTGAGCGACGACCTCACCACCAGGAAGAACCAACA gaggaagaaggagatcCCAGCAGTTACGCTGATATGGACACAGGATTCAGA GCTTTCACTGGGTCTGGCAATCGTTTGGATGGTAAAACAAAAGGAATTGAGCCCAGCCCAGCTCCTCTTGGCCCAAGTGacattaaaag GGGCATTCCCAACTACGAATTCAAAGTTGGCAGGATCACCTTCATCAGAAACTCGAAGCCTCTGCCCAGGAGAATTATAGATGAT GATGACGCCATGAACAGATTCATCGCCTTCTCTGGACAAGGACAGTCACTACGCAAGAAGGGCAGAAAACCTTGA
- the dhx37 gene encoding probable ATP-dependent RNA helicase DHX37: MGKLRKKHNWKGRQQSDPQQPADGEKTEVVVELQGGARLKGVDESNALVLPANKAKKSKTSVTPVSTKKPLTKKQRKELQKVLERKEKKAQRADILTKLAEVQLPDSELKLLYTTSKLGTGDKLYQTKQTLDETKDGDSGPKISSVSGANRKRKWREEEEDEDEQKAEESSDLDTSSDDDEEEEDEEVNQTTEMDEAKETTSPTQETEDKQGVKEEQRKTKQDGQSEKKVLNQQKVQDKKPSQPAVFIPVDRLPEIQDARLKLPVLAEEQVIMEAVRENPCVVICGETGSGKTTQVPQFLYEAGYASGSGIIGITEPRRVAAVSMSHRVAKEMNLSTRVVSYQIRYEGNVTDETKIKFMTDGVLLKEIQKDFLLQRYSVIIIDEAHERSVYTDILIGLLSRIVPLRNKKGMPMKLLVMSATLRVEDFTDNQKLFRIPPPVIKVDARQFPVTIHFNKRTPLEDYTGEAFHKTCKIHRMLPPGGILVFLTGQAEVHSLCRRLRKAFPFRKSNTTTGEDEEADTSEAMRKFKKAKQKKTVSLPRIDLDNYSALPVDEGDEDREAGIGDEEDEGSDVDIGDDPSNEEEKADPSLPLYVLPLYSLLAPEQQAKVFRPPPPGTRLCVVATNVAETSLTIPGIKYVVDCGRVKKRFYDRVTGVSSFKVTWTSQASANQRAGRAGRTEPGHCYRLYSSAVFGDFSLFSEAEITRRPVEDLVLQMKDLNIEKVVNFPFPTSPSAEALVAAEQLLVSLGALKEPPRTGRVKEMERARLSCPITPLGRAMASFPVAPRYAKMLALGRQQDCLPYVIAVVAAMTVREIFEDLDRPAGNEDESSKLTQRRARLTQMRRLWAGQGASLLLGDLMVMLGAVGACEFAGCTPKFCEENGLRYKAMVEIRRLRGQLTNAVNAVCPEVGVFVDPKMTPPTEHQVVCLRQIVLTGLGDHLARRVQAEDILDPKWKNGYKTALMDDPVFIHPTSALFKTLPEFIVYQEIMETTKMYMKGVSAVEAEWVPQLLPQYCHFGPPLDPPLPWFCSTAGTVRCHRSSTFFRVGWQLPAVEMEYPDGLERYKLFAKFFLEGQVCPQLKKHTGHLLSNPSIMIKTWAKLQPRTEAVLGPLVSKRVDCRDTLLSVWKTEDKFLLSAYCQWIPESMHQEVAKSWPPI, encoded by the exons ATGGGAAAACTCAGGAAGAAGCACAACTGGAAGGGGAGACAGCAGAGCGACCCTCAACAACCAGCTGATGGAGAGAAGACGGAGGTTGTGGTGGAACTGCAGG GTGGAGCCAGGCTAAAAGGTGTAGATGAGAGCAACGCTTTGGTCCTCCCAGCCAACAAAGCCAAGAAGTCGAAAACCTCAGTGACACCGGTTTCCACCAAAAAGCCCCTCACcaagaagcagaggaaagagCTGCAGAAAGTGCTGGAGCGCAAGGAGAAGAAAGCTCAG AGAGCAGACATCCTGACCAAACTGGCTGAGGTGCAGCTTCCAGACTCTGAACTGAAGCTGCTGTACACCACGTCCAAACTGGGAACTGGAGACAAACTTTACCAGACTAAACA GACATTGGATGAAACAAAAGACGGAGACTCAGGTCCGAAGATCAGCAGCGTCAGTGGAGcgaacaggaaaagaaaatggagagaagaggaggaagatgaagacgaACAAAAGGCAGAAGAAAGTAGTGACCTGGACACTtcctctgatgatgatgaggaggaggaggatgaagaagtgaATCAAACCACAGAGATGGATGAAGCTAAGGAAACCACCTCTCCCActcaggagacagaggacaaacaGGGAGTGAAGGAAGAACAacggaaaacaaaacaagatggaCAGAGTGAGAAGAAGGTTCTAAATCAGCAGAAAGTTCAAGACAAGAAGCCGTCGCAGCCGGCGGTCTTCATCCCTGTTGACAGATTACCAGAAATACAG GACGCTCGTCTGAAGCTGCCCGTGCTGGCGGAGGAGCAGGTCATCATGGAGGCAGTGAGAGAAAACCCCTGTGTCGTCATCTGcggagagacaggaagtggaaagaCCACTCAAGTTCCTCAGTTCCTGTATGAAGCCGGCTACGCCAG tggCAGTGGGATTATTGGCATCACAGAGCCGAGACGAGTAGCAGCTGTCAGCATGTCTCACAGGGTGGCCAAAGAGATGAACCTGTCCACACg GGTGGTGTCTTACCAGATCCGATACGAAGGGAATGTGACAGACGAGACCAAAATCAAGTTCATGACAGACGGTGTTTTACTGAAGGAGATCCAGAAG GATTTCCTGCTCCAGAGATACAGTGTGATAATCATAGATGAAGCCCACGAGAGGAGTGTGTACACCGACATCCTCATCGGACTGCTGTCTCGTATCGTCCCGCTCAGAAACAAG AAAGGCATGCCCATGAAGCTGCTGGTCATGTCGGCTACTCTGCGGGTTGAAGACTTCACAGACAACCAGAAGCTGTTCCGGATTCCTCCACCCGTCATCAAGGTGGACGCCCGCCAGTTCCCCGTCACTATCCATTTCAACAAACGCACCCCGCTGGAGGATTACACCGGAGAGGCTTTCCACAAGACCTGCAAGATCCACCGGATGCTGCCTCCAG GTGGTATCTTGGTGTTTCTGACCGGTCAGGCAGAGGTTCACAGTCTGTGCAGAAGACTGAGGAAAGCTTTCCCCTTCAGGAAGAGTAACACAACCACCG gtgaagatgaagaagcAGACACCTCAGAGGCGATGAGGAAGTTTAAAAAGGCCAAGCAGAAGAAGACTGTC tCTCTGCCCAGGATCGACTTGGATAACTACTCCGCCCTGCCGGTGGATGAAGGTGACGAGGACAGGGAGGCGGGGATCGGAGACGAGGAGGACGAAGGCTCTGATGTAGATATCGGCGACGATCCCAGCAATGAAG AGGAGAAGGCGGacccatccctccctctgtaTGTCCTCCCGCTCTACTCTTTGTTGGCCCCAGAGCAGCAGGCCAAG GTGTtcaggcctcctcctcctggcaCTCGTCTGTGTGTCGTAGCCACCAACGTGGCCGAGACGTCTCTGACCATCCCCGGCATCAAGTACGTGGTTGACTGCGGTCGAGTTAAGAAACGTTTCTACGACCGAGTGACCGGAGTGTCGTCTTTTAAAGTCACATGGACCTCGCAGGCCTCCGCCAATCAAAGGGCGGGTAGAGCGGGACGCACAGAGCCGGGACACTGCTACAG GTTGTACTCGTCTGCCGTGTTTGGAGACTTCAGCTTGTTCTCTGAGGCAGAGATCACTCGCAGGCCTGTGGAAGACCTGGTTCTACAGATGAAGGATCTCAACATAGAAAAG GTGGTCAATTTTCCCTTCCCCACGTCTCCCTCTGCCGAGGCTCTTGTTGCAGCAGAGCAGTTATTAGTCTCGCTGGGAGCGCTGAAAGAGCCGCCTCGCACTGGAAG GGTAAAAGAGATGGAGCGAGCGAGGCTGAGCTGTCCCATCACCCCCCTTGGCAGAGCAATGGCTTCTTTCCCTGTGGCACCACGTTATGCTAAAATGTTAGCGCTCGGGAGGCAGCAGGATTGCCTGCCGTACGTCATTGCTGTGGTAGCAGCCATGACAGTCCGTGAGATCTTCGAAGACCTTGACAG acCTGCAGGTAATGAAGATGAGAGCTCCAAGCTCACCCAGCGTCGAGCTCGGCTGACCCAAATGAGGAGGTTGTGGGCTGGGCAAGGAGCCTCACTCCTACTGGGGGACCTCATGGTCATGCTGG GCGCAGTTGGTGCTTGTGAATTTGCTGGCTGTACTCCCAAGTTTTGTGAGGAGAACGGCCTCCGGTATAAAGCCATGGTCGAGATCAGGAGGCTCAGAGGACAACTTACCAACGCAG TGAACGCAGTGTGTCCAGAGGTGGGAGTATTTGTAGATCCCAAGATGACTCCACCGACAGAGCACCAGGTGGTTTGCTTGCGGCAGATTGTTTTGACTGGACTTGGAGACCATCTTGCTCGCCGTGTGCAGGCGGAAGATATACTGGACCCAAAATGGAAGAATGGATACAAG ACGGCTCTTATGGACGACCCGGTGTTCATTCATCCCACGTCTGCACTGTTTAAAACGCTGCCAGAGTTTATCGTCTACCAGGAGATCATGGAGACCACCAAGATGTACATGAAAG GTGTATCAGCAGTAGAAGCAGAGTGGGTCCCTCAGCTTCTGCCTCAGTACTGTCATTTCGGCCCCCCTCTCGACCCACCGTTACCGTGGTTCTGCTCGACCGCCGGCACCGTCAGATGTCACCGCTCAAGCACCTTCT TCCGTGTGGGGTGGCAGCTGCCAGCGGTGGAGATGGAGTATCCAGACGGCCTGGAGCGCTACAAACTGTTTGCCAAGTTTTTTCTTGAAGGACAG GTTTGTCCTCAACTAAAGAAACACACTGGTCACCTTCTCTCAAACCCCTCCATCATGATAAAAACATGGGCAAA ACTGCAGCCCAGGACGGAGGCTGTGCTGGGACCGCTGGTGTCAAAGAGAGTTGACTGCAGAGACACTCTGCTTTCCGTCTGGAAGACTGAAgataaat TTCTGCTGTCTGCATACTGTCAGTGGATTCCTGAATCCATGCATCAAGAAGTTGCCAAAAGCTGGCCTCCTATATAA
- the gp1bb gene encoding platelet glycoprotein Ib beta chain isoform X2 has protein sequence MKGLLLLCLLLLFGGQRSSACPHLCSCDGGHVDCSSKSFTSSSLPTSFPAGTTELRLNNNLLTALPNGLLDDLTSLRSVSFHGNPWVCDCGVLYLRAWLLHHHATVTLNPSVNCSSPPALRGRQVMYLTEEEILQSCHYWYCDLALASQVCLLVFVLVQVALLVALIVFLKKFERLSKEARRTTEESFTAGESLREEEYVPLKDNNM, from the coding sequence ATGAAGGGGCTTCTGCTCCTGTGTCTGCTCCTCCtgtttggaggtcaaaggtcatcagcGTGCCCCCACCTTTGCTCCTGTGATGGCGGTCACGTGGACTGCAGCAGCAAgtctttcacctcctcctcgcTGCCCACCAGTTTCCCTGCTGGGACCACCGAGCTCCGTCTCAACAACAACCTGCTGACCGCCCTCCCTAACGGGCTCCTGGATGATCTGACCTCCCTCCGCTCTGTCTCCTTTCATGGGAACCCCTGGGTGTGTGACTGTGGCGTCCTCTACCTGCGAGCCTGGCTGCTGCATCACCACGCCACCGTCACATTGAACCCGAGCGTCAACTGCAGCTCTCCTCCCGCATTGAGAGGGCGGCAGGTGATGTACTTAACCGAGGAGGAGATCCTGCAGTCCTGCCACTACTGGTACTGTGACCTGGCTTTGGCCTCGCAggtgtgtctgcttgtgttcGTGTTGGTGCAGGTGGCTCTGCTGGTGGCTCTCATCGTGTTCCTGAAGAAGTTCGAGAGGCTGTCCAAGGAGGCGAGGAGAACCACAGAGGAGAGCTTCACAGCCGGGGAGAgtctgagggaggaggagtaTGTACCTTTAAAGGACAATAACATGTGA
- the gp1bb gene encoding platelet glycoprotein Ib beta chain isoform X1: MFLCLHLQMRLVNMKGLLLLCLLLLFGGQRSSACPHLCSCDGGHVDCSSKSFTSSSLPTSFPAGTTELRLNNNLLTALPNGLLDDLTSLRSVSFHGNPWVCDCGVLYLRAWLLHHHATVTLNPSVNCSSPPALRGRQVMYLTEEEILQSCHYWYCDLALASQVCLLVFVLVQVALLVALIVFLKKFERLSKEARRTTEESFTAGESLREEEYVPLKDNNM, from the exons ATGTTCCTGTGCCTACACCTTCAAATG agaTTAGTAAACATGAAGGGGCTTCTGCTCCTGTGTCTGCTCCTCCtgtttggaggtcaaaggtcatcagcGTGCCCCCACCTTTGCTCCTGTGATGGCGGTCACGTGGACTGCAGCAGCAAgtctttcacctcctcctcgcTGCCCACCAGTTTCCCTGCTGGGACCACCGAGCTCCGTCTCAACAACAACCTGCTGACCGCCCTCCCTAACGGGCTCCTGGATGATCTGACCTCCCTCCGCTCTGTCTCCTTTCATGGGAACCCCTGGGTGTGTGACTGTGGCGTCCTCTACCTGCGAGCCTGGCTGCTGCATCACCACGCCACCGTCACATTGAACCCGAGCGTCAACTGCAGCTCTCCTCCCGCATTGAGAGGGCGGCAGGTGATGTACTTAACCGAGGAGGAGATCCTGCAGTCCTGCCACTACTGGTACTGTGACCTGGCTTTGGCCTCGCAggtgtgtctgcttgtgttcGTGTTGGTGCAGGTGGCTCTGCTGGTGGCTCTCATCGTGTTCCTGAAGAAGTTCGAGAGGCTGTCCAAGGAGGCGAGGAGAACCACAGAGGAGAGCTTCACAGCCGGGGAGAgtctgagggaggaggagtaTGTACCTTTAAAGGACAATAACATGTGA